A genomic segment from Drosophila miranda strain MSH22 chromosome 3, D.miranda_PacBio2.1, whole genome shotgun sequence encodes:
- the LOC108158853 gene encoding solute carrier family 2, facilitated glucose transporter member 3 isoform X1: MDEKKQGWTAFLLLICVCITLGAVIPIGYSFGVINAPAQFIRLWIFESAQSRYSTVLGDSQLTTLMACVASMFQVGGIVGSLVAPGCNTKLGRKGSLLVSGALLTVAAILQLFCRMASSVEMLLLGRLTGGIGAGLVYTTQPMYLVELAPAELSGSVGVFTCIGITGGVVVGQFFSFDFLLGTSKHWHCALGGYVILVIIGLAPLLWFPESPRYLMSKGNRGKTRAILVRLRKSEQRVDTELAEIEAALAVAVEKSSMADVIRNSKLTMPLIIVCSFHLVQQMSGINAIWLYSVSIFTDAGFTLEVALWLNFAEGVLNFFVALFGPWMMASFNRRIMMMLSCLFSSIFLSLLSVGLELMSSYQKVSYGCILFLSLYIVAFNLGLGPMPFFIGSGEYPKCACAMFITLWPIDRDLRGVATSRCNGLGQPDQLAIQLSAWHGVPPPAVGHWTVCLYTLLSDMPLWIPPDLPLLAGDQEPQSQGCGAFAAERPQVEDQVKQKVKN; encoded by the exons ATGGACGAGAAGAAGCAGGGCTGGACAGCGTTCCTGCTGCTTATCTGCGTGTGCATCACCTTGGGGGCCGTCATTCCCATCGGATACTCGTTTGGCGTGATCAACGCACCAGCCCAG TTCATCAGACTTTGGATCTTCGAGTCGGCCCAGTCCAGATACTCGACCGTCTTGGGCGACTCTCAGCTGACAACTCTGATGGCCTGTGTAGCGTCCATGTTCCAAGTCGGTGGCATTGTGGGTTCTCTGGTTGCGCCCGGCTGCAACACGAAGCTGGGACGCAAGGGCAGCCTACTTGTCAGTGGAGCCCTGCTCACCGTTGCCGCGATTCTGCAGTTGTTCTGCCGCATGGCCAGCTCGGTGGAAATGCTGCTCCTTGGGCGACTGACAGGCGGCATAGGAGCTGGCCTGGTCTACACCACTCAGCCCATGTACCTGGTGGAGCTGGCGCCGGCTGAACTGAGCGGCAGCGTGGGCGTCTTCACCTGTATCGGCATCACAGGCGGGGTTGTGGTGGGTCAGTTCTTTTCCTTCGATTTCCTGTTGGGCACTAGCAAGCACTGGCATTGTGCCCTGGGTGGCTATGTGATACTGGTGATCATTGGCCTTGCGCCGCTTCTCTGGTTCCCCGAGAGCCCCAGATACTTGATGTCCAAGGGCAACAGGGGTAAGACCCGAGCGATTCTTGTGCGACTGCGGAAGAGCGAGCAGCGCGTGGACACGGAGCTGGCGGAGATTGAGGCCGCCTTGGCCGTCGCAGTGGAGAAGAGTAGCATGGCGGACGTGATCCGCAACAGCAAGCTGACGATGCCCCTGATCATTGTGTGCTCCTTCCATTTGGTTCAGCAAATGAGCGGCATAAATGCG ATCTGGTTATATTCCGTGTCCATTTTCACAGATGCTGGATTCACCTTGGAAGTGGCTTTGTGGCTAAATTTCGCCGAGGGAGTGCTGAACTTTTTCGTTGCCCTCTTCGGACCCTGGATGATGGCCAGCTTCAACAGGCGAATCATGATGATGCTCTCCTGCCTATTCTCATCCATTTTTCTGTCTTTGCTCAGCGTCGGGCTCGAGCTTATG AGCTCGTACCAGAAGGTTTCCTACGGCTGCATCCTCTTTCTGTCGCTGTACATCGTTGCCTTTAACTTGGGTCTGGGACCCATGCCCTTCTTCATTGGCTCTGGTGAGTATCCGAAATGTGCATGTGCTATGTTCATCACTCTTTGGCCTATTGATAGAGATCTTCGAGGTGTCGCCACGTCCCGCTGCAATGGCCTTGGGCAGCCTGACCAATTGGCTATCCAACTTTCTGCTTGGCATGGTGTTCCCCCTCCTGCAGTCGGGCATTGGACCGTTTGCCTTTATACCCTGCTCTCTGATATGCCTCTATGGATTCCTCCTGACCTGCCGCTACTTGCCGGAGACCAGGAACCGCAATCCCAAGGATGTGGCGCCTTTGCTGCAGAAAGGCCTCAAGTCGAAGATCAAGTGAAACAAAAAGtgaaaaattaa
- the LOC108158853 gene encoding solute carrier family 2, facilitated glucose transporter member 7 isoform X4: MDEKKQGWTAFLLLICVCITLGAVIPIGYSFGVINAPAQFIRLWIFESAQSRYSTVLGDSQLTTLMACVASMFQVGGIVGSLVAPGCNTKLGRKGSLLVSGALLTVAAILQLFCRMASSVEMLLLGRLTGGIGAGLVYTTQPMYLVELAPAELSGSVGVFTCIGITGGVVVGQFFSFDFLLGTSKHWHCALGGYVILVIIGLAPLLWFPESPRYLMSKGNRGKTRAILVRLRKSEQRVDTELAEIEAALAVAVEKSSMADVIRNSKLTMPLIIVCSFHLVQQMSGINAMLDSPWKWLCG, translated from the exons ATGGACGAGAAGAAGCAGGGCTGGACAGCGTTCCTGCTGCTTATCTGCGTGTGCATCACCTTGGGGGCCGTCATTCCCATCGGATACTCGTTTGGCGTGATCAACGCACCAGCCCAG TTCATCAGACTTTGGATCTTCGAGTCGGCCCAGTCCAGATACTCGACCGTCTTGGGCGACTCTCAGCTGACAACTCTGATGGCCTGTGTAGCGTCCATGTTCCAAGTCGGTGGCATTGTGGGTTCTCTGGTTGCGCCCGGCTGCAACACGAAGCTGGGACGCAAGGGCAGCCTACTTGTCAGTGGAGCCCTGCTCACCGTTGCCGCGATTCTGCAGTTGTTCTGCCGCATGGCCAGCTCGGTGGAAATGCTGCTCCTTGGGCGACTGACAGGCGGCATAGGAGCTGGCCTGGTCTACACCACTCAGCCCATGTACCTGGTGGAGCTGGCGCCGGCTGAACTGAGCGGCAGCGTGGGCGTCTTCACCTGTATCGGCATCACAGGCGGGGTTGTGGTGGGTCAGTTCTTTTCCTTCGATTTCCTGTTGGGCACTAGCAAGCACTGGCATTGTGCCCTGGGTGGCTATGTGATACTGGTGATCATTGGCCTTGCGCCGCTTCTCTGGTTCCCCGAGAGCCCCAGATACTTGATGTCCAAGGGCAACAGGGGTAAGACCCGAGCGATTCTTGTGCGACTGCGGAAGAGCGAGCAGCGCGTGGACACGGAGCTGGCGGAGATTGAGGCCGCCTTGGCCGTCGCAGTGGAGAAGAGTAGCATGGCGGACGTGATCCGCAACAGCAAGCTGACGATGCCCCTGATCATTGTGTGCTCCTTCCATTTGGTTCAGCAAATGAGCGGCATAAATGCG ATGCTGGATTCACCTTGGAAGTGGCTTTGTGGCTAA
- the LOC108158853 gene encoding solute carrier family 2, facilitated glucose transporter member 3 isoform X2: MDEKKQGWTAFLLLICVCITLGAVIPIGYSFGVINAPAQFIRLWIFESAQSRYSTVLGDSQLTTLMACVASMFQVGGIVGSLVAPGCNTKLGRKGSLLVSGALLTVAAILQLFCRMASSVEMLLLGRLTGGIGAGLVYTTQPMYLVELAPAELSGSVGVFTCIGITGGVVVGQFFSFDFLLGTSKHWHCALGGYVILVIIGLAPLLWFPESPRYLMSKGNRGKTRAILVRLRKSEQRVDTELAEIEAALAVAVEKSSMADVIRNSKLTMPLIIVCSFHLVQQMSGINAIWLYSVSIFTDAGFTLEVALWLNFAEGVLNFFVALFGPWMMASFNRRIMMMLSCLFSSIFLSLLSVGLELMSSYQKVSYGCILFLSLYIVAFNLGLGPMPFFIGSEIFEVSPRPAAMALGSLTNWLSNFLLGMVFPLLQSGIGPFAFIPCSLICLYGFLLTCRYLPETRNRNPKDVAPLLQKGLKSKIK; this comes from the exons ATGGACGAGAAGAAGCAGGGCTGGACAGCGTTCCTGCTGCTTATCTGCGTGTGCATCACCTTGGGGGCCGTCATTCCCATCGGATACTCGTTTGGCGTGATCAACGCACCAGCCCAG TTCATCAGACTTTGGATCTTCGAGTCGGCCCAGTCCAGATACTCGACCGTCTTGGGCGACTCTCAGCTGACAACTCTGATGGCCTGTGTAGCGTCCATGTTCCAAGTCGGTGGCATTGTGGGTTCTCTGGTTGCGCCCGGCTGCAACACGAAGCTGGGACGCAAGGGCAGCCTACTTGTCAGTGGAGCCCTGCTCACCGTTGCCGCGATTCTGCAGTTGTTCTGCCGCATGGCCAGCTCGGTGGAAATGCTGCTCCTTGGGCGACTGACAGGCGGCATAGGAGCTGGCCTGGTCTACACCACTCAGCCCATGTACCTGGTGGAGCTGGCGCCGGCTGAACTGAGCGGCAGCGTGGGCGTCTTCACCTGTATCGGCATCACAGGCGGGGTTGTGGTGGGTCAGTTCTTTTCCTTCGATTTCCTGTTGGGCACTAGCAAGCACTGGCATTGTGCCCTGGGTGGCTATGTGATACTGGTGATCATTGGCCTTGCGCCGCTTCTCTGGTTCCCCGAGAGCCCCAGATACTTGATGTCCAAGGGCAACAGGGGTAAGACCCGAGCGATTCTTGTGCGACTGCGGAAGAGCGAGCAGCGCGTGGACACGGAGCTGGCGGAGATTGAGGCCGCCTTGGCCGTCGCAGTGGAGAAGAGTAGCATGGCGGACGTGATCCGCAACAGCAAGCTGACGATGCCCCTGATCATTGTGTGCTCCTTCCATTTGGTTCAGCAAATGAGCGGCATAAATGCG ATCTGGTTATATTCCGTGTCCATTTTCACAGATGCTGGATTCACCTTGGAAGTGGCTTTGTGGCTAAATTTCGCCGAGGGAGTGCTGAACTTTTTCGTTGCCCTCTTCGGACCCTGGATGATGGCCAGCTTCAACAGGCGAATCATGATGATGCTCTCCTGCCTATTCTCATCCATTTTTCTGTCTTTGCTCAGCGTCGGGCTCGAGCTTATG AGCTCGTACCAGAAGGTTTCCTACGGCTGCATCCTCTTTCTGTCGCTGTACATCGTTGCCTTTAACTTGGGTCTGGGACCCATGCCCTTCTTCATTGGCTCTG AGATCTTCGAGGTGTCGCCACGTCCCGCTGCAATGGCCTTGGGCAGCCTGACCAATTGGCTATCCAACTTTCTGCTTGGCATGGTGTTCCCCCTCCTGCAGTCGGGCATTGGACCGTTTGCCTTTATACCCTGCTCTCTGATATGCCTCTATGGATTCCTCCTGACCTGCCGCTACTTGCCGGAGACCAGGAACCGCAATCCCAAGGATGTGGCGCCTTTGCTGCAGAAAGGCCTCAAGTCGAAGATCAAGTGA
- the LOC108158853 gene encoding solute carrier family 2, facilitated glucose transporter member 3 isoform X3 → MACVASMFQVGGIVGSLVAPGCNTKLGRKGSLLVSGALLTVAAILQLFCRMASSVEMLLLGRLTGGIGAGLVYTTQPMYLVELAPAELSGSVGVFTCIGITGGVVVGQFFSFDFLLGTSKHWHCALGGYVILVIIGLAPLLWFPESPRYLMSKGNRGKTRAILVRLRKSEQRVDTELAEIEAALAVAVEKSSMADVIRNSKLTMPLIIVCSFHLVQQMSGINAIWLYSVSIFTDAGFTLEVALWLNFAEGVLNFFVALFGPWMMASFNRRIMMMLSCLFSSIFLSLLSVGLELMSSYQKVSYGCILFLSLYIVAFNLGLGPMPFFIGSGEYPKCACAMFITLWPIDRDLRGVATSRCNGLGQPDQLAIQLSAWHGVPPPAVGHWTVCLYTLLSDMPLWIPPDLPLLAGDQEPQSQGCGAFAAERPQVEDQVKQKVKN, encoded by the exons ATGGCCTGTGTAGCGTCCATGTTCCAAGTCGGTGGCATTGTGGGTTCTCTGGTTGCGCCCGGCTGCAACACGAAGCTGGGACGCAAGGGCAGCCTACTTGTCAGTGGAGCCCTGCTCACCGTTGCCGCGATTCTGCAGTTGTTCTGCCGCATGGCCAGCTCGGTGGAAATGCTGCTCCTTGGGCGACTGACAGGCGGCATAGGAGCTGGCCTGGTCTACACCACTCAGCCCATGTACCTGGTGGAGCTGGCGCCGGCTGAACTGAGCGGCAGCGTGGGCGTCTTCACCTGTATCGGCATCACAGGCGGGGTTGTGGTGGGTCAGTTCTTTTCCTTCGATTTCCTGTTGGGCACTAGCAAGCACTGGCATTGTGCCCTGGGTGGCTATGTGATACTGGTGATCATTGGCCTTGCGCCGCTTCTCTGGTTCCCCGAGAGCCCCAGATACTTGATGTCCAAGGGCAACAGGGGTAAGACCCGAGCGATTCTTGTGCGACTGCGGAAGAGCGAGCAGCGCGTGGACACGGAGCTGGCGGAGATTGAGGCCGCCTTGGCCGTCGCAGTGGAGAAGAGTAGCATGGCGGACGTGATCCGCAACAGCAAGCTGACGATGCCCCTGATCATTGTGTGCTCCTTCCATTTGGTTCAGCAAATGAGCGGCATAAATGCG ATCTGGTTATATTCCGTGTCCATTTTCACAGATGCTGGATTCACCTTGGAAGTGGCTTTGTGGCTAAATTTCGCCGAGGGAGTGCTGAACTTTTTCGTTGCCCTCTTCGGACCCTGGATGATGGCCAGCTTCAACAGGCGAATCATGATGATGCTCTCCTGCCTATTCTCATCCATTTTTCTGTCTTTGCTCAGCGTCGGGCTCGAGCTTATG AGCTCGTACCAGAAGGTTTCCTACGGCTGCATCCTCTTTCTGTCGCTGTACATCGTTGCCTTTAACTTGGGTCTGGGACCCATGCCCTTCTTCATTGGCTCTGGTGAGTATCCGAAATGTGCATGTGCTATGTTCATCACTCTTTGGCCTATTGATAGAGATCTTCGAGGTGTCGCCACGTCCCGCTGCAATGGCCTTGGGCAGCCTGACCAATTGGCTATCCAACTTTCTGCTTGGCATGGTGTTCCCCCTCCTGCAGTCGGGCATTGGACCGTTTGCCTTTATACCCTGCTCTCTGATATGCCTCTATGGATTCCTCCTGACCTGCCGCTACTTGCCGGAGACCAGGAACCGCAATCCCAAGGATGTGGCGCCTTTGCTGCAGAAAGGCCTCAAGTCGAAGATCAAGTGAAACAAAAAGtgaaaaattaa